A DNA window from Fragaria vesca subsp. vesca linkage group LG3, FraVesHawaii_1.0, whole genome shotgun sequence contains the following coding sequences:
- the LOC101310014 gene encoding uncharacterized protein LOC101310014 gives MDEKWKLPKKESGSSSSKFAFTRSSSTRSTSSNAPLLSRSYSQKSNVVSSSSNSKCPPLPRSFSQKSSSMSRKCSSLAKEHKARFYIMRRCVAMLVCWHKHGSDS, from the coding sequence ATGGATGAGAAATGGAAGCTACCAAAGAAGGAAAGCGGTTCTTCTTCTTCCAAGTTCGCCTTCACGAGAAGCTCCTCCACAAGAAGCACTTCTTCCAATGCTCCACTTCTGTCAAGAAGCTATTCCCAGAAAAGCAACGTCGTGTCTTCCAGTTCCAACTCCAAGTGCCCTCCTCTTCCAAGGAGCTTCTCGCAAAAGAGCTCTTCCATGAGCCGAAAGTGCAGCAGCCTCGCCAAGGAACACAAGGCCAGATTTTACATCATGAGGAGATGTGTGGCTATGCTTGTTTGTTGGCACAAGCATGGAAGTGATTCTTGA
- the LOC101293859 gene encoding zinc transporter 2-like — MASTFLIFKTLKSTSVSLCALLLLQPLLINGHGGVDHDSDSSSDEHVVLHSKSLVLVKVWCLIILLVTTFIGGISPYFYRWNESFLLLGTQFAGGVFLGTSLMHFLSDAAETFGDLTTKTYPFAFMLASAGYMLTMFGDCVVMFVTRPSETEARVEVEEGIRVEDEEHGDKEVPTGHDELNPAFLKTTSFGDTILLILALCFHSVFEGIAVGVADTKGDAWRNLWTISLHKIFAAVAMGIALLRMLPKRAFLVTAAYSFAFAVSSPVGVGIGIAIDATTEGAAADWVYAISMGLACGVFVYVAINHLIAKGFKPQTKCDFDTPSYKFLAVLLGVGVIAVVMIWD; from the exons ATGGCTTCCACTTTTCTCATCTTCAAGACTCTCAAGTCAACCTCTGTCTCACTTTGTGCGCTTCTACTCCTGCAACCGCTCCTAATCAATGGTCATGGAGGCGTAGACCATGACAGCGATAGCAGCAGCGACGAGCACGTAGTTCTGCATTCGAAGAGCTTGGTGTTGGTGAAAGTATGGTGTTTGATCATTTTACTTGTGACCACCTTCATTGGTGGCATATCTCCCTATTTTTATCGATGGAACGAAAGCTTTCTTCTCTTGGGAACTCAATTTGCTGGTGGTGTTTTTCTCGGTACCTCTTTGATGCACTTCTTGAGCGATGCAGCTGAGACATTCGGAGACCTTACCACCAAAACGTACCCTTTCGCATTCATGCTAGCTTCGGCTGGTTATATGCTGACCATGTTTGGCGATTGCGTGGTGATGTTTGTGACTAGGCCCAGTGAAACAGAAGCTAGAGTTGAGGTGGAGGAGGGAATTAGGGTTGAGGATGAGGAGCATGGGGATAAGGAAGTTCCAACTGGACATGATGAGCTCAACCCAGCTTTCTTGAAAACAACTTCGTTTGGAGACACCATACTTCTTATTCTTGCGCTGTGTTTCCATTCAGTTTTCGAGGGTATTGCTGTTGGAGTTGCAG ATACAAAGGGAGATGCATGGAGGAATCTATGGACGATATCATTACACAAGATTTTTGCAGCCGTTGCAATGGGAATTGCATTACTGAGGATGCTACCAAAGAGAGCATTTCTAGTAACTGCAGCTTATTCTTTTGCTTTTGCTGTTTCAAGTCCAGTTGGAGTAGGCATAGGGATTGCCATTGATGCCACAACTGAAGGAGCTGCAGCTGATTGGGTATATGCAATTTCCATGGGACTTGCTTGTGGAGTTTTCGTCTATGTTGCAATCAATCATCTCATTGCCAAAGGGTTTAAACCACAAACCAAATGCGACTTTGACACTCCATCTTACAAGTTTCTTGCTGTGCTTCTTGGAGTGGGAGTCATAGCAGTTGTTATGATCTGGGATTAG
- the LOC101310305 gene encoding probable LRR receptor-like serine/threonine-protein kinase At3g47570-like, which produces MASLFHTLLSSSFSMLALLLCICLSVESAIIPSITTDKEALISFKEALLSAPPSLSWDQNSSPCSNWTGVVCRNDGQSPRVVGLDLSSLGLTGTISPQIGNLSFLRSLQLQNNKLTGAIPTQLVNLYRLRSLNLSSNTIQGPLPSNMSNLNALEVLDLAGNNITGRLPEEMFSQKKLQVLNLARNKFFGSVPSSISNLSSTLTSLNLGTNSLSGIIPSELGLLNNLKELDLSGNKFTGTVAPSIYNITSLVLFTVASNQLWGEIPKDIDQTLPNLLYYRNCFNLMTGNIPASLHNITKIRSIRMSNNFLEGTVPPGLGNMPDLEMYNIGFNRIVSKGSDGLSFITSLTNSTNLQFLAFDDNQLEGVIPESLGNLSKVLNKLYMGGNRISGNIPASVGRLTSLTLLNVSYNSISGEIPTEIGQLENLQELSVAGNDLSGHIPNSLGNLKKLNSIDLSGNHFVGQIPSSFSNFQNLLSMDLSNNELNGTISGETLNLPSLSTTLNLSQNFLSGPLPSELGSLEKVVTIDLSDNALSGDIPGSIGKCKSLERLLMSRNRFSGSIPNGVGELRGLEFLDLSSNQLSSSIPENFQDLHALQYLNLSFNHLEGAIPNGGLFVKNFTNVHLEGNPEICLKFPCVKNSNGRRSRKILVPVVIITTVLATIAICVIVGCLVYAKKRKGCKTKITGTCDDFVVKGQHQMVSYEELRGSTGNFNPGNLVGRGSFGSVYKGFLRDQGIEVAVKVLDIRPKGSWKSFLAECNALRSVRHRNLVKLITSCSSLDYKNMEFLALVYEYLSNGSLEDWIRGKRTNSDGSGLSIVERLNVVIDVACGLDYLHNDCEVPVVHCDLKPSNILMDKDMTAKIGDFGLAKLLIEETSTQHSIGSTNVLKGSIGYIPPEYGFGQKPSTAGDAYSFGVMLLELFTGKSPTDERFTGEVNLVQWVQSSFPHNIAVVLDSELLHCQHDEGSNLISEEELHCLNSVIEVGLSCAFTSPDGRISLRDALHKLQTARETFLKLAHFDSPECNFQQE; this is translated from the exons ATGGCTTCCCTCTTCCATACTCTACTGTCTTCTTCGTTTTCCATGTTAGCTCTTCTTCTATGCATATGTCTGAGCGTAGAGTCTGCTATAATTCCAAGCATTACCACTGACAAGGAGGCTTTGATCTCATTCAAGGAGGCCTTGCTCAGTGCCCCTCCATCTTTAAGCTGGGACCAGAATTCATCACCTTGCAGCAACTGGACTGGAGTTGTTTGCAGAAACGATGGTCAGAGTCCGAGAGTTGTTGGTCTTGATCTTTCAAGCTTGGGACTTACAG GGACCATAAGCCCTCAGATTGGTAACTTATCCTTCCTCCGTTCCCTTCAACTTCAAAACAACAAGTTAACAGGAGCAATTCCTACTCAACTTGTTAACCTTTACCGCTTGAGATCTCTGAACCTGAGCTCCAACACCATACAAGGTCCACTACCTTCAAACATGAGCAACTTGAATGCACTAGAAGTCCTCGACTTGGCTGGGAACAACATAACAGGGAGGCTCCCTGAGGAGATGTTCAGCCAAAAGAAACTTCAAGTCTTGAATCTGGCACGAAATAAATTCTTTGGTTCTGTTCCTTCATCCATAAGCAACCTTTCATCCACACTCACATCTCTGAACTTGGGTACAAATAGCCTCAGTGGGATCATACCTAGTGAGTTGGGTCTACTTAACAATCTCAAGGAACTTGATCTTTCTGGTAACAAGTTCACTGGGACTGTTGCTCCCTCCATATACAACATTACTTCATTGGTTCTGTTTACTGTTGCTTCCAATCAACTTTGGGGTGAGATTCCCAAAGATATTGATCAGACACTTCCAAATCTTTTATACTACCGGAACTGCTTCAATCTAATGACAGGGAACATTCCTGCTTCTTTGCACAACATCACCAAGATTCGATCAATTCGAATGTCAAACAATTTTCTGGAAGGAACAGTTCCACCAGGGCTTGGAAACATGCCAGACCTTGAAATGTACAACATTGGCTTCAATCGGATCGTTAGTAAAGGCAGTGATGGTCTCAGTTTTATCACTTCATTGACAAACAGCACCAACCTGCAGTTTCTTGCTTTCGACGACAATCAGTTAGAGGGAGTCATTCCAGAATCACTTGGCAATCTCTCGAAGGTTCTCAACAAATTGTACATGGGAGGGAATCGGATTTCCGGTAATATTCCTGCCTCAGTTGGTCGTCTTACTAGTTTAACTTTGTTAAATGTGAGCTACAATTCAATATCTGGTGAAATTCCTACTGAAATAGGCCAATTGGAAAACCTACAAGAGCTTAGTGTAGCAGGAAATGATTTGTCTGGTCATATTCCAAACTCCTTGGGAAATCTCAAAAAGTTGAACAGCATTGATTTATCTGGGAATCACTTTGTTGGCCAAATACCCTCTTCTTTTTCAAACTTCCAGAATCTGCTTTCCATGGACTTATCAAACAATGAGCTCAACGGAACCATTTCCGGTGAAACTCTCAACCTCCCTAGTTTAAGCACCACTCTCAATCTGTCCCAAAACTTTCTAAGTGGACCTTTGCCTTCAGAACTTGGGTCCCTAGAGAAGGTTGTTACTATAGACCTCTCTGACAATGCTTTATCTGGAGATATCCCGGGATCAATAGGAAAGTGTAAAAGCTTGGAGAGATTGTTGATGTCAAGAAATAGATTTTCAGGTTCTATTCCCAATGGTGTAGGAGAATTGAGAGGCCTTGAGTTTCTAGACCTTTCCTCAAACCAGCTTTCCAGCTCCATTCCAGAGAATTTTCAAGACCTACATGCCCTTCAGTACTTGAACCTATCATTTAATCACTTAGAAGGAGCGATTCCTAATGGTGGATTATTTGTTAAAAATTTCACTAATGTTCATCTTGAAGGCAACCCAGAAATTTGCCTTAAATTTCCATGTGTGAAGAATAGTAATGGTCGTCGAAGCAGAAAAATACTAGTCCCAGTTGTGATCATTACAACTGTCTTAGCAACCATAGCAATATGTGTTATAGTGGGCTGTTTGGTCTATGCTAAGAAAAGAAAAGGTTGCAAAACAAAAATTACAGGAACTTGTGATGACTTCGTGGTAAAAGGGCAGCATCAAATGGTTTCGTATGAAGAACTCCGTGGCTCAACAGGGAATTTCAACCCAGGAAATTTGGTTGGAAGGGGGAGCTTTGGTTCTGTATATAAAGGGTTTCTTAGAGACCAAGGAATTGAAGTTGCAGTCAAGGTGCTTGATATAAGACCAAAAGGGTCTTGGAAGAGTTTCTTGGCAGAGTGTAATGCTTTAAGGAGTGTGAGGCACCGGAATCTTGTCAAACTGATTACTTCCTGCTCAAGCTTAGACTATAAGAACATGGAGTTTCTGGCTTTGGTGTATGAGTATCTGAGTAATGGGAGCTTGGAAGATTGGATCAGAGGCAAGAGAACAAATTCAGACGGAAGCGGTTTAAGCATTGTGGAGAGATTGAATGTGGTGATTGATGTTGCTTGTGGATTGGATTACCTCCACAATGATTGTGAAGTTCCAGTGGTTCACTGTGATTTGAAGCCAAGCAACATTCTTATGGACAAAGACATGACTGCAAAGATTGGAGATTTTGGGCTGGCAAAGTTGCTGATAGAGGAAACATCCACTCAACATTCTATTGGCTCCACCAATGTCCTCAAGGGTTCCATTGGATACATACCCCCAG AATATGGTTTTGGACAAAAACCCTCCACAGCTGGAGATGCATACAGTTTTGGAGTAATGTTGTTGGAGCTGTTTACTGGAAAAAGTCCAACCGATGAGCGCTTCACAGGAGAAGTTAACCTCGTTCAATGGGTGCAGTCATCATTTCCTCACAACATTGCAGTAGTACTAGACTCTGAGTTGTTACATTGTCAGCACGACGAAGGCTCAAATCTCATCTCAGAAGAAGAGCTGCATTGTCTGAACTCAGTTATCGAGGTTGGGCTCTCTTGCGCTTTCACCTCTCCTGATGGACGCATTAGCTTGAGGGATGCTCTTCACAAACTTCAAACTGCTAGAGAGACTTTTTTGAAGCTTGCTCACTTTGACAGTCCAGAGTGCAACTTTCAACAAGAATAG